GCAAACGTTCTGCATCCGTTACATCTCCACAGCAGCCAAAGCGTGACGGTAATTCCTCACCTGGTCCTCAGTGATCTGCATGTACAGGATGATGTAGTAGATGAGTTCAGGCAAAGCTTTCTTCACTGTGCTCTTGAACTTGTTGTTTTCCAGCAGCGTGTGGACAAACTCAAAGATGCTGAACACCAGATTCTCGAAACCCAAAACCTCGCCTGCAGAAACAAACCAAATACATTATAAGATTTGAAAAGGTGCTTCAGTGACGATGCATTCATCACATACTGCAGTGAAAGCATTCTGCTCACCATCTGAGTCCACAGGATCGTCCACTTCCTCTGTGTAGTTGACTTCTGTTCTCACATAAGTACAGACTTTGTTAAGGGATACTGTTATTAACGAGGATTTCATTCTTATTATTCAGTTCACTCAGTCTGATTCAATctgaaaatatcacaaatttATTTCACAAGtaaatttaacagttttgttaattgc
This sequence is a window from Plectropomus leopardus isolate mb unplaced genomic scaffold, YSFRI_Pleo_2.0 unplaced_scaffold11391, whole genome shotgun sequence. Protein-coding genes within it:
- the LOC121963474 gene encoding importin-9-like, which translates into the protein AVTALVKNFPKPMVSSMQQILPIVWNTLTESAAFYVRTEVNYTEEVDDPVDSDGEVLGFENLVFSIFEFVHTLLENNKFKSTVKKALPELIYYIILYMQITEDQ